The following coding sequences lie in one Notolabrus celidotus isolate fNotCel1 chromosome 6, fNotCel1.pri, whole genome shotgun sequence genomic window:
- the LOC117814615 gene encoding uncharacterized protein LOC117814615 codes for MSKFSKLRQFICKGKPLKLIKWLQKRKLLKQRIKCRICKRHMELRKRTNSKDQYAWVCRGAAHFGRAKQISVRHKSFFSGSKVSFSNWLHFMYRFSQGLRLRQIDMMEDSIAASSATLTKMTKKIRKVCVTALKRMRRRTGQRIGGTREFVVIDESHFRHKRKYGRGRMAGGWKRKKWVFGMLGVSRHHGETSIRPILRLVEKRSRRDLVPLISYHVRRGSSIISDEWRAYHILPALGYDHHTVNHSRWYVDPRTGAHTQHIERAWRSYKARICRLRGNRTERLLSDHLMLIEWNEWLAKKHHDGAFGRLIHDISRKYN; via the exons ATGAGCAAATTCAGCAAACTCAGGCAATTCATTTGCAAAGGAAAACCATTAAAGCTAATAAAGTGGCTCCAGAAGAGGAAACTCTTAAAACAAAGGATCAAATGCAGAATATGCAAACGGCATATGGAATTGAGGAAAAGGACCAACAGTAAAGATCAATATGCATG GGTTTGTCGTGGAGCAGCTCATTTTGGAAGGGCAAAACAAATCTCTGTCAGGCACAAGTCTTTTTTCAGTGGTTCAAAGGTTTCCTTCAGCAACTGGCTGCACTTCATGTACAG GTTTTCTCAGGGTTTACGATTACGTCAGATTGACATGATGGAAGACAGCATTGCTGCCAGTTCAGCAACTCTGActaaaatgaccaaaaaaatcAGGAAGGTCTGTGTCACAGCACTTAAAAGGATGAGAAGGCGTACAGGCCAACGCATTGGTGGAACAAGGGAGTTTGTTGTGATAGATGAGAGCCATTTCAGACATAAAAGAAAG TATGGCAGAGGAAGAATGGCTGGTGGATGGAAGAGAAAGAAGTGGGTCTTTGGGATGTTAGGTGTGAGCCGTCATCATGGTGAAACATCAATAAGGCCTATTCTACGTCTTGTAGAAAAAAGATCTCGAAGAGATCTCGTCCCCTTGATTTCCTATCATGTGAGGAGAGGATCATCAATCATCAGCGATGAGTGGCGTGCATATCACATTCTTCCTGCACTTGGGTACGACCATCACACTGTCAACCACAGCAGGTGGTATGTTGACCCCCGCACTGGTGCCCACACCCAACACATTGAGAGGGCTTGGAGATCCTACAAAGCGCGTATCTGTAGACTAAGGGGAAATCGTACCGAACGTTTGCTTTCTGACCACCTAATGCTGATTGAGTGGAATGAATGGCTTGCAAAGAAACACCATGATGGTGCATTTGGTAGACTCATTCATGACATATCAAGAAAGTACAATTAG